The Clostridium septicum genome contains a region encoding:
- a CDS encoding FeoA family protein: MEYKNTLNKIDSSDYVEVVNLDVNGDMRRRFLDLGIINGTKIKILYRSPLGDPRAYLIRGAVIAIRDDEAKHIYVQSLKKEMN; the protein is encoded by the coding sequence ATGGAATACAAAAATACACTAAATAAGATTGATTCAAGCGACTATGTAGAGGTTGTAAACTTGGATGTTAATGGAGATATGAGAAGGCGTTTTTTAGATCTAGGGATAATAAATGGTACAAAAATAAAAATTTTATATAGAAGTCCTTTAGGAGATCCTAGAGCATATTTAATTAGAGGAGCTGTTATTGCAATTAGAGATGATGAAGCTAAGCATATTTATGTGCAATCATTAAAAAAGGAGATGAATTGA
- a CDS encoding carbamoyl phosphate synthase small subunit, translating to MKAKLILENGMIFEGKAFGYLKDSVGEVVFTTGMTGYQEVLTDPSYYGQIVTMTYPLIGNYGINLEDMESDSLKVKGFIVREKCSFPNNFRCEMGLEDFLKQNKIIGLEGIDTRALTKVLRNYGTMKGIISLESHSIEEVEERIKAFSNKEAVSIVSTKNAYTIEGQGKHVAIMDFGIKQNIIRNFKNRGCKITVFPMTTTAEEILEVNPDLVFLSNGPGDPEDLTDVIENIKKIVGKKPIVGICLGHQLLGLTLGGKTTKLKFGHRGCNHPVKDLEENKVHITSQNHGYVVEILPKDVVATHININDGTIEGMKHTKLPIFSVQFHPEAAAGPKDSEYIFDKFMNYAL from the coding sequence ATGAAAGCAAAGCTTATATTAGAGAATGGAATGATATTTGAAGGAAAAGCCTTTGGATATCTAAAAGATAGTGTTGGAGAGGTAGTATTTACAACAGGAATGACTGGCTATCAAGAGGTTTTAACAGACCCATCATATTATGGACAAATAGTAACGATGACATATCCTTTGATAGGAAATTATGGAATTAACTTAGAGGATATGGAATCAGACTCACTAAAGGTTAAAGGCTTTATAGTAAGGGAAAAATGTAGCTTTCCCAATAATTTTAGATGTGAAATGGGATTAGAAGACTTTTTAAAACAAAATAAGATTATTGGATTAGAAGGTATAGATACTAGAGCGTTAACAAAGGTTTTGAGAAACTATGGAACAATGAAAGGGATTATTTCTTTAGAATCACATTCTATAGAAGAGGTAGAAGAAAGAATTAAGGCATTTTCAAATAAAGAAGCCGTATCTATAGTATCTACTAAAAATGCTTATACTATAGAAGGTCAGGGGAAACATGTAGCAATAATGGATTTTGGAATAAAGCAAAATATTATAAGAAATTTCAAAAATAGAGGTTGTAAAATAACTGTATTTCCAATGACTACAACGGCTGAAGAAATTTTAGAAGTTAACCCGGACTTAGTATTTTTATCAAATGGTCCTGGAGATCCAGAAGATTTAACAGATGTAATAGAAAATATTAAAAAAATAGTTGGAAAGAAACCAATAGTAGGAATATGTTTAGGACATCAATTATTAGGATTAACTTTAGGGGGAAAAACTACTAAATTGAAATTTGGTCATAGAGGTTGTAATCATCCTGTAAAAGACTTAGAAGAAAATAAAGTTCATATTACATCTCAAAATCATGGATATGTAGTTGAAATATTACCAAAAGATGTTGTAGCAACACATATAAATATAAATGATGGAACAATAGAAGGAATGAAGCACACAAAGCTCCCAATATTCTCAGTTCAATTCCATCCAGAGGCTGCAGCAGGTCCAAAGGATAGTGAATATATATTTGATAAATTTATGAATTACGCACTATAG
- the feoB gene encoding ferrous iron transport protein B, producing MGLTKSSTGTSVLAKGKKMKSNEKIHTIGLAGNPNVGKSTVFNELTGLNQHTGNWPGKTVINAEGFYKYNERLYKVVDLPGTYSLLSNSEEEEIARNFICFEDYDTIAVIADSTTLERNLNLLIQILELTDNAILCVNLMDEAEKKGININFKKLEKELKCKVVSMAARQGNGIEEFKDKVQFLASNGYKETFKMTYDEEIEADLSEIIPLLKIDVGEKKKRWIALRLLEGNKDICDFLISKFDISKDVISLIENLRNKLIESGDVSLTDRIVGSIIKKSEDISKKVVTTSREYGLRDQKIDKILTSKLTGIPIMIILLAVVLWITITLANYPSDMLANMFASLEIKLREFFYYINSPSWLQGMLIDGVYTTLAWVISVMLPPMAIFFPMFTLLEDLGYLPRIAFNLDKCFKRCCSCGKQALTMCMGLGCNAAGVIGCRIINSPRERLIAIITNNFMPCNGRFPIIITVATIFVGGLIGGTGTISGNAISALTVTAIIVLGVFITLLVSKILSSTFLKGIPSNFILELPPYRKPKIGQVLVRSLLDRTIYVLGRAVVVAAPAGIVIWIFANIQVGGVSILTTCANFLAPFANAIGLDGYILMAFILGLPANEIVMPIIIMSYLRATTMLELDSMVQLKELLIANGWTLLTAINVMLLSLMHYPCATTLLTIKKETNSFKWTFLAFIIPTLCGIISCFIVTQVWRFIS from the coding sequence ATGGGTCTAACAAAAAGTTCTACAGGAACAAGTGTGTTAGCAAAAGGAAAAAAAATGAAGAGCAATGAGAAAATTCATACTATAGGATTAGCAGGAAATCCTAATGTAGGAAAAAGTACAGTATTTAATGAATTAACAGGATTAAATCAACACACAGGAAACTGGCCAGGAAAAACTGTTATAAATGCAGAGGGTTTTTATAAGTATAATGAAAGGTTATATAAAGTTGTTGATTTACCTGGCACATATTCATTATTATCTAACTCAGAAGAAGAGGAAATAGCAAGAAACTTTATTTGCTTTGAGGATTATGACACAATAGCTGTAATAGCCGATTCAACTACTCTAGAGAGAAATTTGAATTTGTTAATTCAAATACTTGAATTAACTGATAATGCTATATTATGTGTAAATTTAATGGACGAGGCAGAGAAAAAAGGAATAAACATAAACTTTAAAAAATTAGAAAAAGAATTGAAATGTAAAGTAGTAAGTATGGCAGCAAGACAAGGTAATGGAATTGAAGAATTTAAAGATAAAGTTCAATTTTTAGCTAGTAATGGCTATAAAGAAACATTTAAAATGACATATGATGAGGAAATTGAAGCGGACTTATCTGAAATAATTCCATTGCTAAAAATTGATGTAGGAGAAAAGAAAAAACGTTGGATTGCATTAAGATTACTAGAAGGAAATAAGGATATATGTGATTTTTTAATAAGTAAGTTTGACATATCAAAAGATGTTATATCTTTAATAGAAAACTTAAGAAATAAATTGATAGAAAGTGGAGATGTTTCTTTAACTGATAGAATTGTAGGAAGTATTATAAAAAAATCTGAAGACATATCTAAAAAGGTTGTTACTACATCTAGAGAGTATGGTTTAAGGGATCAAAAGATAGATAAGATATTAACATCAAAGTTAACAGGAATACCGATAATGATAATACTTTTAGCGGTGGTATTATGGATAACTATAACGTTAGCAAATTATCCATCAGACATGTTAGCTAATATGTTTGCATCATTAGAAATTAAGTTAAGGGAATTTTTTTATTATATTAATTCTCCGTCATGGCTTCAAGGAATGCTTATAGATGGAGTATATACAACATTAGCGTGGGTTATTTCTGTTATGTTGCCACCTATGGCAATATTTTTCCCTATGTTTACTTTGTTAGAGGATTTAGGCTATTTACCAAGGATAGCATTCAATTTAGATAAATGTTTTAAAAGATGTTGTTCTTGTGGTAAACAAGCATTAACAATGTGTATGGGACTCGGGTGTAATGCTGCAGGGGTTATTGGTTGTAGAATAATTAACTCACCAAGAGAAAGATTAATAGCTATAATAACAAATAATTTTATGCCTTGTAATGGAAGATTTCCAATAATAATTACAGTAGCTACAATATTTGTTGGAGGGCTGATTGGGGGAACTGGTACAATTTCGGGAAATGCAATTTCAGCTTTAACAGTAACTGCAATAATAGTATTAGGAGTATTTATTACTTTATTAGTTTCTAAAATATTATCAAGTACATTTTTAAAAGGAATACCTTCTAATTTTATTTTAGAATTACCTCCATATAGAAAGCCTAAAATAGGCCAAGTTTTAGTAAGATCTTTATTAGATAGAACTATTTACGTTTTAGGTAGAGCTGTAGTAGTGGCGGCTCCAGCTGGAATAGTTATATGGATATTTGCCAATATTCAAGTTGGAGGAGTATCTATATTAACTACATGTGCAAATTTTTTAGCACCATTTGCTAATGCAATAGGATTAGATGGATATATATTAATGGCATTTATCCTTGGATTACCAGCAAATGAAATAGTAATGCCAATAATAATAATGAGTTATTTAAGGGCAACTACTATGTTAGAATTAGATAGTATGGTACAGTTAAAAGAATTGCTAATAGCAAATGGTTGGACATTACTAACAGCTATAAATGTTATGTTGTTATCCTTAATGCATTACCCTTGTGCTACTACTTTATTAACAATTAAGAAAGAAACTAATAGTTTTAAATGGACTTTTTTAGCCTTTATAATTCCAACATTATGTGGAATTATAAGCTGTTTTATAGTAACTCAAGTATGGCGATTTATATCTTAA
- the carB gene encoding carbamoyl-phosphate synthase large subunit, with protein MPLNKDIKKVLVIGSGPIIIGQAAEFDYSGTQACQALKEEGIEVVLVNSNPATIMTDAEVADKVYLEPLTIEFLEKVIEKEKPDSLLAGMGGQTGLNLAVELYDNGILDKYNVKVIGTSIESIKEGEDRELFRDMMNRINEPVIQSEIVIDLEAGMAFANKIGYPVIVRPAYTLGGTGGGIAETEEELKEILASGLQLSTIGQVLLEKSVKGWKEVEYEVMRDSYGNCITVCNMENIDPVGIHTGDSIVVAPSQTLSDKEYQMLRTASINIINAVGIEGGCNVQFALNPNSFEYAVIEINPRVSRSSALASKATGYPIAKLAAKISLGYGLDEIKNAVTQKTYACFEPTLDYVVVKIPKWPFDKFFTADRALGTKMMATGEVMAIGANFESAFLKGIRSLEIGKYSLDHPKFKELSIQELKEAVMKPDDERMFALAEMIRRDYRIESIAKITGIDIFFLEKIKWIIHEETRLKLSHIENLDKEWLLNLKKKGFSDKAIADMLKVSPDDIYRLRSIWNIKPSYKMVDTCGGEFEALSPYYYSTYEQFDEVEVSDKKKVIVIGSGPIRIGQGIEFDYASVHCVMALKRMGIETIIVNNNPETVSTDFNISDKLYFEPLTEEDVLNIIEKENPYGVILQFGGQTAIKLANFLKEKGIKTLGTTADQIDMAEDREKFDELLESLGIDRPKGKGVWTVQEGLEEARRLGFPVLVRPSYVLGGQGMEITFDEEELTYYLKNAFIKDKKNPILVDKYLMGREIEVDAISDGENILMPGIMEHLERAGVHSGDSVTMYPSQNVSSEIKSKVLDYTKKLAVAIGIKGMINIQFIEFEGELYIIEVNPRASRTVPYISKVSKVPIVDLATKVMLGHKLVDLGYGVDVYKEPELVSVKVPVFSTQKLPKVEVSLGPEMKSTGEVLGVGRNIKEALYKGFVGGSMYPGNKKGKILATINKHDKEEFLPIAKMLSEVGYKFIATAGTAKLLRDAGIDAEEVRRLNEVAPNILDVVKNKEVDLVINTPTKGNDSKRDGFLIRRAAVERNIGVITALDTLKAIAQVKISKIENKDLEVFNIAERIDNSV; from the coding sequence ATGCCATTAAATAAAGATATTAAAAAAGTTTTAGTTATAGGATCAGGTCCAATTATAATAGGTCAAGCAGCAGAGTTTGACTATTCAGGAACTCAAGCTTGTCAGGCTTTAAAAGAAGAAGGAATAGAGGTTGTACTAGTAAACTCAAATCCAGCAACAATAATGACAGATGCAGAAGTTGCAGATAAGGTTTATTTAGAACCATTAACAATAGAATTTTTAGAAAAAGTAATTGAAAAGGAGAAACCAGATAGCCTGCTTGCTGGTATGGGGGGGCAAACTGGACTTAACTTAGCAGTAGAGTTATATGATAATGGAATATTAGATAAATATAATGTTAAGGTAATAGGCACATCTATCGAATCCATTAAAGAGGGTGAAGATAGAGAGTTATTCAGGGATATGATGAATAGAATAAATGAACCTGTTATACAAAGTGAAATAGTTATTGACTTAGAAGCTGGAATGGCTTTTGCTAATAAGATAGGATACCCAGTAATAGTTAGACCAGCGTATACGTTAGGAGGAACTGGTGGTGGAATAGCTGAAACAGAAGAAGAGTTAAAAGAAATTTTAGCATCAGGATTACAATTAAGTACTATAGGGCAAGTTCTTTTAGAGAAATCAGTTAAAGGTTGGAAGGAAGTAGAGTATGAGGTTATGAGAGACTCATATGGAAACTGTATAACTGTATGTAATATGGAGAATATAGATCCAGTAGGAATTCATACAGGAGATAGTATAGTGGTAGCTCCTTCTCAAACTTTATCAGATAAGGAATATCAAATGTTAAGAACAGCATCAATAAATATAATAAATGCAGTTGGAATAGAAGGCGGATGTAATGTACAATTTGCATTAAATCCAAATTCATTCGAATATGCAGTTATAGAGATTAATCCAAGGGTATCAAGATCATCAGCTCTTGCATCAAAGGCAACAGGTTATCCTATAGCAAAGCTTGCAGCTAAAATATCATTAGGATATGGATTAGATGAAATAAAAAATGCTGTTACACAAAAAACATACGCATGTTTTGAACCAACTTTAGATTATGTAGTAGTTAAAATTCCAAAGTGGCCTTTTGATAAATTCTTTACTGCTGATAGAGCTTTAGGAACAAAAATGATGGCTACAGGCGAAGTTATGGCTATAGGAGCTAACTTTGAATCAGCATTTTTAAAAGGAATTAGAAGTTTAGAAATAGGTAAATATTCACTAGATCATCCAAAGTTTAAAGAACTAAGTATTCAAGAACTTAAAGAAGCTGTAATGAAGCCAGATGATGAAAGAATGTTTGCCCTTGCAGAAATGATTAGAAGAGATTATAGAATAGAAAGCATTGCTAAAATAACAGGAATAGATATATTCTTCTTAGAAAAAATTAAGTGGATAATTCATGAGGAAACAAGATTGAAGTTAAGTCACATAGAAAATTTAGATAAAGAATGGTTATTAAATCTAAAGAAAAAGGGGTTCTCAGACAAGGCTATAGCAGATATGTTAAAGGTTAGTCCAGATGATATCTATAGATTAAGAAGTATATGGAATATAAAGCCTTCATATAAGATGGTTGATACCTGTGGAGGAGAATTTGAAGCATTATCACCATATTATTATTCAACATATGAACAATTTGATGAAGTAGAAGTTTCAGATAAGAAAAAGGTAATAGTTATAGGATCAGGTCCTATTAGAATAGGTCAAGGTATAGAATTTGATTATGCTTCAGTTCATTGCGTAATGGCATTAAAGAGAATGGGGATTGAAACAATAATAGTAAATAATAATCCTGAAACAGTAAGTACAGATTTTAATATATCAGATAAATTATATTTTGAGCCATTAACAGAAGAAGATGTGTTAAATATAATAGAAAAAGAAAATCCTTATGGAGTTATATTACAATTTGGAGGTCAAACAGCTATAAAACTTGCTAACTTCTTAAAGGAAAAGGGAATAAAAACTTTAGGAACAACAGCAGATCAAATAGATATGGCTGAAGATAGAGAAAAATTTGATGAGTTACTTGAAAGTTTAGGAATAGATAGACCAAAGGGTAAGGGTGTTTGGACGGTACAGGAAGGATTAGAAGAAGCAAGAAGATTAGGATTTCCAGTGTTAGTAAGACCTTCATATGTACTTGGTGGCCAAGGGATGGAAATAACTTTTGATGAAGAAGAATTAACGTACTACTTAAAAAATGCTTTTATTAAAGATAAAAAGAATCCTATACTAGTAGATAAATACTTAATGGGTAGAGAAATAGAAGTAGATGCTATATCAGATGGAGAAAATATCTTAATGCCAGGAATAATGGAGCATTTAGAAAGAGCAGGAGTTCACTCAGGTGATTCAGTAACTATGTATCCAAGTCAGAATGTAAGCAGTGAAATAAAGTCTAAAGTTTTAGATTATACAAAAAAGCTAGCAGTTGCTATAGGAATTAAGGGAATGATAAATATTCAATTCATAGAGTTTGAAGGAGAACTATATATAATAGAAGTTAATCCAAGAGCATCAAGAACAGTTCCATACATTAGTAAAGTTAGCAAGGTTCCAATAGTAGACTTAGCAACTAAAGTAATGCTTGGACATAAGTTAGTGGACTTAGGATATGGAGTAGATGTTTATAAAGAACCAGAATTAGTATCAGTTAAGGTACCTGTATTCTCAACTCAAAAGCTTCCAAAGGTTGAAGTGTCTTTAGGACCAGAAATGAAGTCTACAGGGGAAGTTTTAGGAGTGGGTAGAAATATTAAAGAAGCTCTATATAAAGGATTTGTAGGAGGTAGTATGTATCCTGGAAATAAAAAAGGTAAGATATTAGCAACTATAAATAAGCATGATAAAGAAGAGTTTCTGCCAATAGCTAAAATGCTTTCGGAAGTAGGATATAAATTTATAGCAACAGCTGGAACAGCTAAATTACTTAGAGATGCTGGAATAGATGCAGAGGAAGTAAGAAGGCTTAATGAAGTGGCGCCTAATATATTAGATGTTGTTAAGAATAAGGAAGTTGATTTAGTAATAAATACTCCTACTAAAGGTAATGATTCTAAGAGAGATGGTTTCTTAATTAGAAGAGCAGCTGTAGAAAGAAATATAGGTGTTATAACAGCACTAGATACATTAAAAGCAATAGCACAAGTTAAAATTAGTAAAATAGAAAATAAAGATTTAGAAGTATTTAATATAGCTGAGAGAATAGATAATTCTGTGTAA
- a CDS encoding SDR family NAD(P)-dependent oxidoreductase: MEKMHAKKYVLITGASLGIGKELCKLYAKDGYNLILVARDIDKLKQLKDELKKYNICVEILSVDLTGDKSCEQVIDFVNKKSLSVDILINNAGIGSFGYLSEIDVNKELSLIDINIRALTELTKYFLKDMIKNNNGAIMNVASTAAFCAGPKMATYYASKAYVLSFTEALYEEVKDKGIKVSCLCPGAVNTTFQGKAGIKKRNGADKNLMSVNKVAEIGYKNFNKGKLIIIPGFKNKLLVLINKLLPRAISRKVILMMNKE, from the coding sequence ATGGAAAAAATGCATGCTAAAAAATATGTTTTAATTACAGGAGCATCTTTAGGGATTGGAAAGGAACTATGTAAATTATATGCAAAAGATGGATATAATTTAATTTTAGTAGCTAGAGATATAGATAAGCTTAAACAATTAAAAGATGAATTAAAGAAGTATAATATATGTGTGGAAATTTTGTCTGTAGATTTAACTGGGGATAAATCATGTGAACAAGTTATTGATTTTGTGAATAAAAAATCTTTGTCTGTGGATATTTTGATAAATAATGCGGGAATAGGATCTTTTGGATATTTAAGTGAAATAGATGTAAATAAGGAATTATCTTTGATAGATATAAATATTAGAGCATTAACGGAATTAACTAAATATTTTTTGAAGGATATGATAAAAAATAATAATGGAGCAATTATGAATGTAGCATCTACAGCAGCATTTTGTGCTGGTCCTAAGATGGCTACATATTATGCATCAAAAGCTTATGTTCTTAGTTTTACTGAAGCTTTGTATGAGGAAGTAAAAGATAAGGGGATTAAAGTAAGTTGTTTATGTCCTGGTGCAGTTAATACAACATTTCAAGGTAAGGCGGGAATTAAAAAGAGAAATGGCGCAGATAAAAATTTAATGTCAGTTAATAAAGTAGCAGAGATTGGTTATAAAAATTTTAATAAGGGAAAGTTAATAATAATTCCTGGATTTAAAAATAAGCTACTTGTTTTAATAAATAAGCTATTACCAAGAGCAATATCAAGAAAAGTTATTCTAATGATGAATAAAGAATAG
- a CDS encoding ABC transporter ATP-binding protein produces the protein MLQLKNVTKKFKKTIVVDNISFDVNEGEIVGLLGENGAGKTTTLRMISTMLQISNGDIFVNNIDVKKYPEKVRKEIGILFGGDVGLYDRLTGKENIRYFANLYGMSKAEADRRIDELSKSFGMEEYINKPVGKYSRGMKQKISIARSIVHNPSIMLFDEPTTGLDVSAARIVQNFILQCKKENKVILFSSHSMKEVEKLCDRVVIINKGKLLEDSTILNLKEKHNNNDLEEMFLDLIGGSLNE, from the coding sequence ATGTTACAACTAAAAAATGTAACAAAAAAGTTTAAGAAAACTATCGTAGTTGATAATATTTCTTTTGATGTAAATGAGGGGGAAATTGTAGGGCTTCTTGGTGAAAATGGAGCTGGTAAAACAACTACTTTAAGAATGATCTCCACTATGTTACAAATATCTAATGGAGATATATTTGTTAATAATATTGATGTGAAAAAGTATCCTGAAAAGGTTAGAAAAGAAATAGGAATACTTTTTGGTGGTGATGTAGGTTTATATGATAGACTTACAGGTAAAGAAAATATACGATATTTTGCCAATCTTTATGGAATGAGCAAAGCTGAAGCCGATAGAAGAATTGATGAACTTTCAAAAAGCTTTGGAATGGAAGAGTATATAAACAAACCTGTTGGAAAATATTCTAGAGGTATGAAACAAAAAATTTCTATAGCTAGATCTATAGTTCATAATCCTTCCATCATGCTATTTGATGAACCAACTACAGGTTTAGATGTTAGTGCTGCAAGAATAGTTCAAAACTTTATTCTTCAATGTAAAAAAGAAAATAAAGTCATTCTATTTTCAAGTCACTCTATGAAAGAAGTTGAAAAATTATGTGATAGAGTCGTAATAATAAATAAGGGTAAGCTTTTAGAAGATTCTACTATTCTTAATCTAAAGGAAAAACATAATAATAATGATTTGGAAGAAATGTTCTTAGATTTGATTGGAGGTAGTTTAAATGAGTAA
- a CDS encoding ABC transporter permease: MSNFFTVLKKELLDIFRDKKTLVFTLILPILLYPLMFKFMSSSIEKTQKDAEKEINIVIEGDSNSLMAKTLTSLENIKTHTVDSPTESLKKGDIQLIVKIPENFDKDMLEGKQSSIELLIDEESNKSMIASNMVNSIYDKYKDNIVQARLSENGIDPSILKPFEVEIKSGINVDNNEVNGMASMLLTMIPTLIVILMISSTVGMAADLGAGEKERFTFEPLLSTSAKRNSLLWGKIAALCTVSFISLSANLVVMILSMQKFMSFGSTELSFNLDPITVIGILVICILLLITLCSMQISVSLYARSTKEANSYLVATTMPTMLLAFIPYMMDAKSINPVFFNIPITNSICLMKEFVVGIFDIKHIVIVLAWHIVYIVAAIIFAKFMFSREEVIFRN; encoded by the coding sequence ATGAGTAACTTCTTTACAGTATTAAAAAAAGAATTACTAGACATATTTAGAGATAAGAAAACCTTGGTATTTACATTAATTTTACCTATACTTCTATATCCTCTAATGTTCAAATTTATGTCATCATCAATAGAAAAAACTCAAAAAGATGCTGAAAAAGAAATAAATATAGTTATAGAAGGAGATTCAAACTCCTTAATGGCTAAAACATTAACAAGCTTAGAAAATATAAAAACTCATACTGTTGATTCCCCTACGGAATCATTAAAAAAAGGTGATATTCAACTTATTGTAAAAATACCAGAAAACTTTGATAAAGATATGTTAGAAGGAAAACAATCTTCAATAGAATTACTAATTGATGAAGAATCAAATAAATCTATGATTGCAAGTAATATGGTAAATAGTATTTATGATAAATATAAAGATAATATAGTACAAGCTAGGCTATCTGAAAATGGAATAGATCCATCAATACTTAAACCTTTTGAAGTAGAAATTAAATCTGGAATAAATGTAGACAACAATGAAGTTAATGGAATGGCTTCAATGCTTCTTACTATGATTCCAACACTAATTGTTATTTTAATGATTTCATCTACTGTAGGTATGGCTGCTGACTTAGGGGCTGGTGAAAAAGAAAGATTTACATTCGAACCATTACTTTCAACATCTGCTAAAAGAAATTCATTGCTTTGGGGTAAAATTGCTGCTCTTTGCACGGTTTCATTTATTTCATTATCAGCTAACTTAGTAGTTATGATTTTATCAATGCAAAAATTTATGTCTTTTGGAAGCACTGAATTAAGTTTTAATCTCGATCCAATAACTGTAATTGGTATCTTAGTAATATGTATATTACTTTTAATTACTCTATGTTCAATGCAAATATCAGTTAGTTTATATGCTAGATCAACTAAAGAAGCTAACTCTTATTTAGTAGCTACAACAATGCCTACAATGCTATTAGCATTTATACCTTATATGATGGATGCTAAAAGTATAAATCCAGTATTTTTTAATATTCCTATTACAAATTCTATTTGTCTAATGAAAGAATTCGTTGTTGGAATATTTGATATAAAACATATAGTTATAGTTTTAGCTTGGCATATAGTTTATATAGTTGCAGCAATTATATTTGCTAAATTTATGTTCTCTAGAGAAGAAGTTATCTTTAGAAACTAA
- a CDS encoding Cof-type HAD-IIB family hydrolase, whose amino-acid sequence MSKIFNGYLLVSDMDGTLLNSKGELSQENIRAIDYFVDNGGVFTLATGRMLASAGRFVPNLKIGLPVILYNGSKVYDYSNKKLLHENYLEEKRKEIVKKLQQEKPNLGIEVFSEEKNYIIQKCKYTDRLANSVCETIYDIPDELWKQKWTKILMIGEEEVVDELEENFHLICDNVEVLRSGDKFLEIVPEYTSKGSALKKLIEDFDIDPSKVIAVGDSMNDREMLKTAKFGFCTENGIKRLVEEAKFKAPKNDDNAVEYVVRWLEEKILKGEL is encoded by the coding sequence ATGAGTAAAATATTTAATGGATATCTTTTAGTATCTGATATGGATGGAACATTACTTAATAGTAAAGGAGAACTATCACAAGAAAATATAAGAGCCATAGATTATTTCGTTGATAATGGAGGGGTATTTACTTTAGCTACTGGAAGAATGTTAGCTTCAGCAGGAAGATTTGTACCTAATTTAAAAATTGGATTACCTGTGATTTTATATAATGGAAGTAAAGTTTATGATTATTCAAATAAGAAGTTACTACATGAAAACTATTTAGAAGAAAAAAGAAAAGAAATAGTGAAAAAATTGCAACAAGAAAAGCCTAATTTAGGGATAGAAGTATTTTCAGAAGAGAAGAATTACATAATTCAAAAATGTAAATATACAGATAGGTTAGCAAATTCAGTTTGCGAAACAATATATGATATACCAGATGAGTTATGGAAGCAAAAGTGGACTAAGATATTAATGATTGGGGAAGAAGAAGTAGTAGATGAATTAGAGGAAAATTTTCATTTAATTTGTGATAATGTAGAAGTATTAAGAAGTGGGGATAAATTTTTAGAAATAGTTCCAGAGTATACTTCAAAAGGGTCTGCACTAAAAAAATTAATAGAAGATTTTGATATAGATCCAAGTAAGGTAATAGCCGTAGGGGATAGTATGAACGATAGAGAAATGCTAAAGACTGCAAAATTTGGTTTTTGTACTGAAAATGGAATAAAAAGATTAGTTGAAGAGGCTAAGTTTAAGGCACCTAAAAATGATGATAATGCAGTTGAATATGTAGTAAGATGGTTAGAGGAAAAGATATTAAAAGGTGAATTATAA